From a region of the Pseudanabaena sp. ABRG5-3 genome:
- a CDS encoding NYN domain-containing protein, giving the protein MLPFEQDSGFKPDQILENRGRVAIFIDGSNLFYAALQLGIEIDYTKLLLCLTDGSRLLRAFFYTGVDRTNEKQQGFLLWMRRNGYRVISKELVQLPDGSKKANLDVEIAVDMMALIGSYDTAVLVSGDGDLAYAVDAASYRGVRVEVVSLRSMTSDHLINVADRYVDLEAIKEDIMKISRPQSPSSAPAIASYSYRPISGIGSIDSDRD; this is encoded by the coding sequence ATGTTACCGTTCGAGCAAGATTCTGGCTTTAAACCAGACCAAATTTTAGAAAACCGAGGGCGGGTTGCCATCTTTATCGATGGTTCTAATCTTTTTTATGCAGCTCTCCAACTGGGTATCGAAATCGACTATACCAAGCTACTTTTGTGTCTTACTGATGGCTCTCGTTTACTAAGAGCTTTTTTCTATACAGGGGTAGATCGCACCAATGAAAAGCAACAGGGATTCTTGTTGTGGATGCGCCGTAATGGCTATCGAGTAATTTCTAAAGAGCTTGTCCAACTTCCCGATGGTTCTAAAAAAGCGAACCTTGACGTGGAAATTGCTGTGGACATGATGGCATTGATTGGATCCTATGATACAGCCGTTCTGGTTAGTGGCGATGGGGATCTCGCCTATGCCGTTGATGCTGCTAGTTATCGGGGTGTGCGCGTTGAGGTAGTCAGTTTGCGCTCAATGACCAGTGATCACCTGATCAATGTTGCTGACCGCTATGTCGATCTCGAAGCGATTAAGGAAGATATTATGAAAATATCACGTCCACAATCTCCTAGTTCCGCCCCTGCGATCGCTAGTTATTCCTATCGTCCAATTTCTGGGATAGGATCGATCGATAGCGATCGCGACTAG